Proteins co-encoded in one Polynucleobacter sp. MWH-UH19D genomic window:
- a CDS encoding GspH/FimT family pseudopilin produces the protein MSKCGELGFSLLELMAVLLIIAITAMFAMPLIYKQVATREIMTVARKWVGSAQFARQQAFLTGESVRMAPRSKDDWNQGWVIQQDCSKQKGALCAQRVLISQGNIKPIFFAGSEKQFRDPHTGELGIRFNVAGAAKTAKGGFVANRLILGHIRKPGLERHLILGSGGRWRICDPAKDARRCH, from the coding sequence TTGAGTAAGTGTGGTGAGCTCGGATTTAGCCTGCTAGAGCTAATGGCCGTGTTATTGATTATCGCAATCACAGCAATGTTTGCTATGCCTTTGATCTATAAGCAAGTTGCAACTCGCGAGATTATGACGGTGGCTAGAAAATGGGTTGGGAGCGCTCAATTTGCACGCCAACAAGCATTCTTGACGGGTGAATCCGTTCGGATGGCGCCTCGCTCTAAGGATGACTGGAACCAAGGATGGGTCATACAGCAAGATTGCTCAAAGCAAAAGGGAGCTCTATGTGCCCAGCGAGTATTGATATCACAGGGAAATATAAAGCCCATCTTTTTTGCTGGCTCAGAGAAGCAATTTCGAGATCCTCATACAGGTGAGCTTGGCATTCGTTTTAATGTTGCAGGAGCCGCGAAAACTGCCAAAGGTGGATTTGTAGCTAATCGCTTGATATTGGGTCATATCCGAAAGCCTGGTTTAGAGAGACATCTTATTTTGGGTAGTGGCGGCAGATGGCGTATTTGTGATCCGGCCAAAGATGCTAGACGGTGCCATTGA